One genomic window of Azospirillum thermophilum includes the following:
- the crcB gene encoding fluoride efflux transporter CrcB — MLPSPAMLAAVAAGGAAGSVARYLLMTAVGQWLGTQFPYGTLAVNALGCFAMGVLAELAALVWSPSPELRALLMVGVLGGFTTFSSFTLDVGALVGRNELAAAAGYVLASLVLTVVGFFAGLAVVRSFVPVSL, encoded by the coding sequence GTGCTCCCATCCCCCGCAATGCTCGCCGCGGTCGCCGCCGGCGGTGCCGCCGGGTCGGTCGCGCGCTATCTTCTGATGACGGCGGTCGGCCAGTGGCTCGGCACCCAGTTCCCCTACGGCACCCTGGCCGTGAACGCGCTCGGCTGCTTCGCCATGGGCGTGCTGGCGGAGCTGGCGGCGCTGGTCTGGTCGCCCTCGCCGGAGCTGCGGGCGCTGCTGATGGTCGGGGTGCTGGGGGGATTCACGACCTTCTCCTCCTTCACGCTCGACGTCGGGGCGCTGGTGGGGCGCAACGAGCTGGCCGCCGCGGCCGGCTATGTGCTGGCCTCGCTGGTGCTGACCGTCGTCGGTTTCTTCGCCGGCCTCGCGGTCGTGCGGTCCTTTGTTCCGGTGTCCCTCTGA
- a CDS encoding DNA-directed RNA polymerase subunit alpha, whose translation MLQKNWQELIKPSKLEIQPGDDADRVATVVAEPLERGFGLTLGNALRRVLLSSLQGAAVTSIHIDGVLHEFSSIPGVREDVTDIVLNIKTMGLRMGGDGPKRMRLRAEGPGEVKAGMIETGADIQVMDPDLVICTLDNGARLNMELTVETGKGYVPASQNRPEDAPIGLIPVDALFSPVRKVSYKVDNARVGQVTDYDRLSMTVETNGAVKPDDAVALAARILQDQLQLFINFEEPTHTVAEEKHEEVPFNKNLLRKVDELELSVRSANCLKNDNIVYIGDLVQKTEAEMLRTPNFGRKSLNEIKEVLAQMGLHLGMEIPNWPPENIEELAKRLEEPY comes from the coding sequence GTGCTTCAGAAGAACTGGCAGGAACTCATCAAGCCGTCGAAGCTGGAAATCCAGCCCGGCGACGACGCCGACCGTGTGGCGACCGTGGTCGCCGAGCCGCTGGAACGCGGCTTCGGTCTGACCCTCGGCAATGCGCTCCGCCGCGTCCTGCTCTCCTCGCTGCAGGGTGCCGCCGTCACGTCGATCCACATCGACGGCGTGCTGCATGAGTTCTCCTCGATCCCCGGCGTCCGCGAGGACGTGACCGACATCGTCCTGAACATCAAGACGATGGGCCTGCGCATGGGCGGCGACGGCCCGAAGCGCATGCGCCTGCGCGCCGAAGGCCCGGGCGAGGTCAAGGCCGGCATGATCGAGACCGGCGCCGACATCCAGGTCATGGACCCGGATCTGGTCATCTGCACGCTGGACAACGGCGCGCGGCTGAACATGGAACTGACGGTCGAGACCGGCAAGGGCTATGTCCCGGCCAGCCAGAACCGGCCCGAGGACGCGCCGATCGGCCTGATCCCCGTCGACGCGCTGTTCTCGCCGGTGCGCAAGGTCTCCTACAAGGTCGACAACGCCCGCGTCGGCCAGGTCACCGACTATGACCGCCTGTCGATGACGGTGGAGACCAACGGCGCCGTGAAGCCGGACGATGCGGTGGCGCTCGCCGCCCGTATCCTGCAGGACCAGCTCCAGCTCTTCATCAACTTCGAGGAACCGACCCACACGGTCGCCGAGGAGAAGCACGAGGAGGTTCCGTTCAACAAGAACCTGCTCCGCAAGGTGGACGAGCTCGAGCTGTCGGTCCGGTCGGCCAACTGCCTCAAGAACGACAACATCGTCTACATCGGCGACCTGGTGCAGAAGACCGAGGCGGAAATGCTCCGCACCCCGAACTTCGGCCGCAAGTCGCTGAACGAGATCAAGGAAGTGCTGGCCCAGATGGGCCTGCACCTGGGTATGGAAATCCCGAACTGGCCGCCCGAGAACATCGAGGAGCTGGCCAAGCGTCTGGAAGAGCCGTACTAA
- a CDS encoding YqaA family protein: protein MLRSLYNRIQQAAARKDAVWWMSAVSFAESSFFPLPPDVMLVPMCLSQPKKLWFYTNVCAIASLIGGLFGYAVGFYLFESVGRLIIDFYNAQDSFLRFQEMFAEFGPWFLILKGVTPIPYKLLTITAGFAHLDLTVFILCSIVARFSRFYMIAILLHFYGPQVQQIIERRLMLVTTILVVIVVGGLLSFKFV, encoded by the coding sequence ATGTTGCGATCCCTTTACAATCGAATCCAGCAGGCGGCCGCCCGCAAGGACGCCGTGTGGTGGATGTCCGCCGTCTCCTTCGCGGAGAGCTCCTTCTTCCCGCTTCCGCCGGACGTGATGCTGGTGCCGATGTGCCTGTCACAGCCGAAGAAGCTGTGGTTCTACACCAACGTCTGCGCCATCGCCTCGCTGATCGGCGGGCTGTTCGGCTATGCCGTCGGCTTCTACCTGTTCGAGAGCGTCGGGCGCCTGATCATCGACTTCTACAACGCCCAGGATTCCTTCCTGCGGTTCCAGGAGATGTTCGCCGAGTTCGGCCCCTGGTTCCTGATCCTGAAGGGCGTCACGCCGATTCCCTACAAGCTGCTGACGATCACCGCCGGCTTCGCGCATCTCGACCTGACGGTCTTCATCCTCTGCTCGATCGTCGCGCGCTTCTCGCGGTTCTACATGATCGCGATCCTGCTGCACTTCTACGGGCCGCAGGTCCAGCAGATCATCGAGCGGCGCCTGATGCTGGTCACCACGATCCTGGTGGTCATCGTGGTCGGCGGCCTGCTCAGCTTCAAGTTCGTCTGA
- a CDS encoding replication-associated recombination protein A translates to MARRSGSGDGGGLFESAAPRPLADRLRPRTLDEVVGQEHLLKPDGPVGRMVAARRLASMILWGPPGCGKTTIARLLAQTTDLHFEPLSAVFSGVADLRKVFDAARARRAAGQGTLLFIDEIHRFNRSQQDGFLPYVEDGTVTLVGATTENPSFELNAALLSRAQVFVLNRLDDAALERLLQRAEAETGRPLPVDADARAALKAMADGDGRFCLNLCEELFALPEGTLLDNNGLATTIQRRAPLYDKAQEGHYNLISALHKSLRGSDTDAALYWYARMLSGGEDPRYIARRLTRFAVEDIGLADPNALTQAIAAWEAYERLGSPEGELAIAQLVIYLGTAPKSNAGYSAYKAAVRAAKETGSLMPPKHILNAPTKLMKQIGYGKGYEYDHDTAEGFSGQNYFPDGMERREFYQPVERGFEREIRKRLDYWAKLRDRRTEEG, encoded by the coding sequence ATGGCGAGGCGAAGCGGGTCGGGCGACGGGGGCGGGCTGTTCGAATCGGCAGCACCGCGCCCGCTGGCCGACCGGCTGCGCCCGCGCACGCTGGACGAGGTGGTCGGGCAGGAGCATCTGCTGAAGCCCGACGGGCCGGTCGGCCGCATGGTGGCGGCCCGCCGCCTCGCCTCGATGATCCTGTGGGGGCCGCCGGGCTGCGGCAAGACGACGATCGCCCGGCTGCTCGCCCAGACCACCGACCTGCATTTCGAGCCGCTGTCGGCCGTCTTTTCCGGCGTCGCCGACCTGCGCAAGGTGTTCGACGCCGCCCGCGCCCGCCGCGCCGCCGGCCAGGGCACGCTGCTGTTCATCGACGAGATCCATCGCTTCAACCGCTCCCAGCAGGACGGCTTCCTGCCCTATGTCGAGGACGGGACGGTCACGCTGGTCGGCGCCACGACGGAGAATCCGTCCTTCGAGCTGAACGCCGCGCTGCTGTCCCGTGCCCAGGTCTTCGTGCTGAACCGCCTGGACGACGCGGCGCTGGAGCGGCTGCTGCAGCGCGCCGAGGCGGAGACGGGCCGCCCGCTGCCGGTGGACGCCGACGCCCGCGCCGCGCTGAAGGCGATGGCGGACGGCGACGGCCGCTTCTGCCTGAACCTGTGCGAGGAGCTGTTCGCCCTGCCCGAGGGCACCCTGCTCGACAACAACGGCCTCGCCACCACCATCCAGCGCCGGGCGCCGCTCTACGACAAGGCGCAGGAGGGGCACTACAACCTCATCAGCGCGCTGCACAAGTCGCTGCGCGGCTCCGACACCGATGCGGCGCTCTACTGGTACGCCCGCATGCTGTCGGGCGGCGAGGACCCGCGCTACATCGCCCGCCGCCTGACCCGCTTCGCGGTGGAGGACATCGGGCTGGCCGACCCCAACGCCCTGACCCAGGCCATCGCCGCCTGGGAGGCCTATGAGCGGCTGGGCAGCCCGGAAGGGGAGCTGGCGATCGCGCAGCTCGTCATCTATCTCGGCACCGCGCCCAAGTCGAACGCCGGCTATTCCGCCTACAAGGCGGCGGTGCGTGCCGCGAAGGAAACGGGCTCGCTGATGCCGCCCAAGCATATCCTGAACGCCCCGACCAAGCTGATGAAGCAGATCGGCTACGGCAAGGGCTACGAGTACGACCACGACACGGCCGAGGGCTTCTCGGGCCAGAACTACTTCCCCGACGGCATGGAGCGCCGCGAGTTCTACCAGCCGGTGGAGCGCGGATTCGAGCGCGAGATCCGCAAGCGGCTGGATTATTGGGCGAAGCTGCGGGACCGCAGGACGGAGGAGGGGTGA
- a CDS encoding ISAs1 family transposase — protein sequence MSSIAAEFGQKSRLKALLDHFSLIDDPRDPWRVAYPLPEILLLAVCGTIADCEDYEAIAAWGEARLDFLRRFQPYHHGVPSGRWLTVFMNRINPCLFQDCFTAWVREAWPDRPELVAIDGKTSRRSHDRSRAQAPLHLVSAFATTSRLVLGQEAVEDKAGELAAIPVLLERLAADGGLTGAIVTIDAIACNATIAQAIRDAGADYLLAVKANQPTLRDEIETYFAEAPDVALEHATDIDKGHGRIEQRTVTVAREVDWLTGERRFPGEVRLPAVASIIRVGSKAELKDRCRFDTRYYVSSATLSAQAAAEAIRGHWGIENRLHWVLDVVFTDDQSRLRKGHGAQNMAVVRHFAINLVRKAEEPARPRSGLRRATKKPAKPKATSIKLRRKLAGWDTDYLDAILAAKIR from the coding sequence ATGAGTTCCATCGCAGCCGAATTTGGTCAGAAATCGCGTCTGAAGGCGCTGCTGGATCATTTTTCGCTGATCGACGATCCGCGCGATCCGTGGCGGGTGGCCTATCCCTTGCCGGAGATTCTGCTTCTGGCGGTCTGTGGGACGATCGCCGATTGTGAGGATTATGAGGCGATCGCAGCGTGGGGCGAAGCCCGGCTCGATTTTCTGCGGCGGTTTCAGCCCTACCATCACGGGGTGCCGAGCGGACGCTGGCTGACCGTGTTCATGAACCGGATCAACCCGTGCCTGTTCCAGGACTGCTTCACAGCCTGGGTGCGCGAGGCTTGGCCCGACCGCCCCGAGCTTGTCGCCATCGACGGCAAGACCTCGCGGCGCAGCCATGACCGCAGCCGCGCTCAAGCCCCTCTCCACTTGGTGTCGGCCTTCGCCACCACCAGCCGTCTGGTGCTCGGGCAGGAAGCCGTCGAAGACAAGGCTGGCGAACTCGCGGCCATTCCCGTTCTTCTGGAGCGCCTGGCGGCCGACGGCGGCCTCACGGGAGCGATCGTGACCATCGACGCCATCGCCTGCAACGCCACCATCGCCCAAGCCATCCGCGACGCCGGGGCCGACTACCTGCTGGCGGTCAAGGCCAACCAGCCGACCCTGCGCGATGAGATCGAAACTTACTTCGCCGAGGCCCCGGACGTGGCCCTCGAGCACGCCACCGACATCGACAAGGGCCATGGCCGGATCGAGCAGCGCACGGTCACGGTCGCCCGCGAGGTCGATTGGCTGACCGGCGAGCGCCGCTTCCCCGGCGAGGTGCGTCTGCCCGCCGTCGCCTCGATCATTCGGGTTGGCAGCAAAGCCGAGTTGAAGGACCGCTGCCGCTTCGACACCCGCTACTACGTTTCTTCCGCCACGCTGAGCGCCCAGGCAGCGGCTGAGGCCATTCGGGGGCATTGGGGCATCGAGAACCGGCTGCATTGGGTTCTCGACGTCGTCTTCACCGACGACCAGTCCCGCTTGCGCAAGGGACATGGCGCTCAGAACATGGCCGTCGTCCGCCATTTCGCCATCAATCTCGTCCGCAAGGCCGAGGAACCCGCCCGGCCGCGCTCGGGACTGCGGCGCGCCACCAAAAAACCGGCCAAACCCAAAGCGACAAGCATCAAGCTCCGACGAAAGCTGGCGGGATGGGACACCGATTACCTCGACGCCATCCTTGCCGCCAAAATCCGTTAA
- the rplQ gene encoding 50S ribosomal protein L17 produces the protein MRHGVSGRKLSKTSSHRKAMFANMANALIKHEQIKTTLPKAKELRPIADKLITLGKKGGLANRRLAFAQLRDNAMVDKLFTVLADRYKDRQGGYTRVLKAGFRYGDAADMAVIELVDRDVEAKGQDSGPVLVSEEAAGEE, from the coding sequence ATGCGTCACGGCGTTTCCGGACGTAAGCTCAGCAAGACCAGCAGCCACCGCAAGGCGATGTTCGCCAACATGGCGAACGCGCTGATCAAGCACGAGCAGATCAAGACCACCCTGCCGAAGGCCAAGGAGCTGCGCCCGATCGCGGACAAGCTCATCACCCTCGGCAAGAAGGGTGGCCTCGCCAACCGCCGCCTGGCCTTCGCCCAGCTGCGCGACAACGCGATGGTCGACAAGCTGTTCACCGTTCTGGCCGACCGCTACAAGGACCGCCAGGGCGGCTACACCCGCGTCCTGAAGGCCGGCTTCCGCTACGGCGACGCCGCCGACATGGCGGTGATCGAGCTGGTCGACCGCGACGTGGAGGCCAAGGGCCAGGATTCGGGCCCGGTGCTGGTCTCCGAAGAGGCCGCGGGCGAGGAGTAA
- a CDS encoding tetratricopeptide repeat protein produces the protein MLTLLLGAPAGAGQGSAPLDSLFQALRAAPDDVAAEPVEGRIWDVWLQHPDETLLAEMRSGVLSLNADDYPAALDAFDRVVARDPTYAEGWNKRASAHYMLGDYESAMNDLRRALLLEPRHFGALATLGLVYLELDRPAAALRAFDAALAINPHLPNLRRQAQSIRISAAGLAL, from the coding sequence GTGCTGACGCTTCTGCTTGGCGCCCCCGCCGGGGCGGGGCAGGGAAGCGCGCCGCTCGATTCGCTGTTCCAGGCCCTGCGCGCCGCCCCCGACGATGTCGCCGCCGAGCCGGTGGAGGGCCGGATCTGGGACGTCTGGCTGCAGCATCCCGACGAGACGCTGCTGGCGGAGATGCGGTCCGGCGTGCTCAGCCTGAACGCCGACGACTATCCGGCCGCCCTGGACGCCTTCGACCGCGTCGTCGCGCGCGATCCGACCTATGCCGAGGGATGGAACAAGCGGGCCAGCGCCCATTACATGCTGGGCGACTACGAGTCGGCGATGAACGATCTGCGCCGCGCCCTGCTGCTGGAGCCCCGCCATTTCGGCGCCCTGGCTACGCTCGGCCTCGTCTATCTCGAACTCGACCGGCCGGCCGCCGCCCTGCGCGCCTTCGACGCGGCGCTCGCCATCAACCCGCACCTGCCCAATCTGCGCCGGCAGGCGCAGTCCATCCGCATCAGCGCCGCCGGCCTCGCGCTGTGA
- the pyk gene encoding pyruvate kinase produces the protein MTATGRPIRRSRLTKIVATLGPASASPEVIRALFEAGVDVFRLNFSHGTHEDHGQRLAILRELEAETGRPIAVMADLQGPKLRIATFANGPITLTAGQEFRLDLSKEPGDDRRVGMPHPEIFAALTPDTDLLLDDGRVRLRVLSCGPDHADTRVVSGTRLSDRKGVNVPGVVLPLSPLTQKDRADLAFALDHGVDWVALSFVQKPEDVAEARRLIAGRAALLSKLEKPQAIAHLAEIIELSDGIMVARGDLGVELPAEDVPTLQKRIVRESRRSGKPVIVATQMLESMVAAPAPTRAEASDVATAVYDGADAVMLSAETASGSYPVEAVSIMDRIARRVEHDPLYRSIMDAQHPDPQQTAADAITAAARQVAHTIQAAAIATYTTSGSTTLRAARERPEVPILCLTSAMETARRLQLAYGVHAVHTQDISNFSEMVQTATRTAFRDGIALEGQRLVITAGVPFGTPGNTNILRIAWVEGE, from the coding sequence ATGACCGCCACCGGCCGCCCGATCCGCCGCTCCCGCCTCACCAAGATCGTCGCCACGCTCGGCCCCGCCTCCGCCTCGCCGGAGGTGATCCGCGCCCTGTTCGAGGCCGGGGTGGACGTCTTCCGCCTGAACTTCAGCCACGGCACCCACGAGGACCACGGCCAGCGCCTCGCCATCCTGCGCGAGCTGGAGGCGGAGACCGGCCGCCCGATCGCCGTCATGGCCGACCTGCAGGGTCCGAAGCTGCGCATCGCCACCTTCGCCAACGGCCCGATCACCCTGACCGCCGGCCAGGAGTTCCGTCTGGACCTGTCGAAGGAGCCGGGCGACGACCGCCGCGTCGGCATGCCCCATCCGGAGATCTTCGCGGCGCTGACGCCGGACACCGACCTGCTGCTCGACGACGGCCGGGTGCGGCTGCGCGTGCTGTCCTGCGGCCCCGACCATGCCGACACCCGCGTGGTGTCCGGGACCCGGCTGTCGGACCGCAAGGGCGTCAACGTGCCCGGCGTCGTGCTGCCGCTGTCGCCGCTCACCCAGAAGGACCGCGCCGACCTCGCCTTCGCGCTCGACCACGGGGTCGACTGGGTGGCGCTCAGCTTCGTGCAGAAGCCGGAGGACGTGGCGGAGGCGCGGCGCCTGATCGCCGGCCGCGCCGCGCTGCTGTCGAAGCTGGAGAAGCCCCAGGCCATCGCCCATCTCGCCGAGATCATCGAGCTGTCGGACGGCATCATGGTCGCCCGCGGCGATCTCGGCGTCGAGCTGCCGGCGGAGGACGTCCCGACGCTGCAAAAGCGGATCGTCCGCGAGTCGCGCCGCTCCGGCAAGCCGGTGATCGTCGCCACCCAGATGCTCGAGTCGATGGTCGCCGCCCCGGCGCCGACCCGGGCCGAGGCTTCGGACGTCGCCACCGCCGTCTATGACGGGGCGGACGCCGTGATGCTGTCGGCGGAGACGGCCAGCGGCTCCTATCCGGTGGAGGCGGTGTCGATCATGGACCGCATCGCCCGCCGGGTGGAACATGACCCGCTCTACCGCTCCATCATGGACGCCCAGCATCCGGACCCGCAGCAGACCGCCGCCGACGCCATCACCGCGGCGGCCCGCCAGGTGGCCCACACCATCCAGGCGGCGGCCATCGCCACCTACACCACCTCCGGCTCGACCACGCTGCGCGCGGCGCGCGAGCGGCCGGAGGTGCCGATCCTCTGCCTGACCTCGGCGATGGAGACGGCGCGGCGGCTGCAGCTCGCCTACGGCGTCCACGCCGTCCACACCCAGGACATCAGCAACTTCTCGGAAATGGTCCAGACGGCGACCCGCACGGCCTTCCGCGACGGCATCGCGCTGGAAGGCCAGCGGCTGGTCATTACCGCCGGCGTGCCCTTCGGCACCCCCGGCAACACCAACATCCTGCGCATCGCCTGGGTGGAGGGCGAGTAG
- a CDS encoding cysteine hydrolase family protein gives MTTHPTLPHNAALMIVDLQKALDDPRWAADGPRNNPQAESNTAALLAAWRRTGRPVIHVRHDSLEPGSTYDPASAGHAFKPEVLPLPGERVVSKTTNSAFIGTDLDVWLREQGIWVLVIAGAITNNSVEATARMAGNLGFDTRLVADATFTFARRDWSGRLRSAGEVHDLSLANLSGEYATITDTAAVLALLGE, from the coding sequence ATGACGACCCATCCCACCCTCCCCCACAATGCCGCCCTGATGATCGTGGACCTGCAGAAGGCCCTCGACGATCCGCGCTGGGCGGCCGATGGCCCGCGGAACAACCCGCAGGCCGAATCCAACACCGCCGCCCTGCTGGCGGCCTGGCGCCGCACCGGCCGTCCGGTGATCCATGTGCGCCACGATTCGCTGGAGCCGGGCTCGACCTACGACCCGGCCTCCGCCGGCCACGCCTTCAAGCCGGAGGTGCTGCCCCTGCCCGGCGAGCGCGTGGTGTCCAAGACCACCAACAGCGCCTTCATCGGCACCGATCTCGATGTCTGGCTGCGCGAGCAGGGCATCTGGGTGCTGGTGATCGCCGGCGCCATCACCAACAACAGCGTCGAGGCGACGGCGCGCATGGCCGGCAACCTCGGCTTCGACACCCGGCTCGTCGCCGACGCCACCTTCACCTTCGCCCGGCGCGACTGGTCCGGCCGCCTGCGCAGCGCCGGGGAGGTCCACGACCTGTCGCTCGCCAACCTGTCGGGCGAATACGCGACGATCACCGACACCGCGGCGGTGCTGGCGCTGCTGGGGGAGTGA
- the rpsK gene encoding 30S ribosomal protein S11 — protein MAKPSAASQRLRRRERKNITAGVAHVNASFNNTMITITDAQGNTIAWSSSGTMGFKGSRKSTPYAAQVAAEDAGRKAQEHGMKTLEVEVKGPGSGRESALRALQSIGFQITSIRDVTPIPHNGVRPPKKRRV, from the coding sequence ATGGCCAAGCCGTCCGCCGCCTCGCAGCGTCTTCGTCGTCGTGAGCGTAAGAACATCACTGCCGGCGTCGCCCACGTGAACGCCTCGTTCAACAACACGATGATCACCATCACCGACGCGCAGGGCAACACCATTGCCTGGTCGTCGTCGGGCACCATGGGCTTCAAGGGCTCGCGCAAGTCGACCCCGTACGCCGCCCAGGTGGCTGCCGAGGATGCCGGCCGCAAGGCTCAGGAGCACGGCATGAAGACCCTGGAGGTCGAGGTCAAGGGTCCGGGTTCGGGACGTGAGTCCGCCCTGCGCGCCCTGCAGTCGATCGGCTTCCAGATCACCTCGATCCGCGACGTCACGCCGATCCCCCACAACGGCGTCCGCCCGCCGAAGAAGCGTCGCGTCTAA
- a CDS encoding RluA family pseudouridine synthase encodes MSDSPKPVSDKPAVELRTVTADEAEMRLDRWFKRHFPDVNHSYLQKLLRTGQVRVDGKRAETSTRLAAGQAVRIPPLAAWAAPVASPVTAKPKPAISDKEAEELRALVLYKDADVIALNKPAGLAVQGGTGTSRHLDAMLDALRFDSPERPKLVHRLDKDTSGVLLLARNSFAATKLTEQFRGRDVRKIYWAATVGVPKPFQGKVDLPLSKETGGGERVVIDEKEGKKAVTYFSVLENVGKQAAFVAMWPRTGRTHQLRVHMNAIGTPILGDGKYAGQNASVAGAEVPKKLHLHARRLILPHPRGGRTIDVTAPLPDHMQATWKYFGFSPNLRGDPFEGVE; translated from the coding sequence ATGTCCGATTCTCCCAAGCCCGTTTCCGACAAGCCCGCCGTGGAGCTGCGCACCGTCACCGCCGACGAGGCGGAGATGCGGCTCGACCGCTGGTTCAAGCGCCATTTCCCGGACGTGAACCACAGCTACCTGCAGAAGCTCCTGCGCACGGGACAGGTGCGGGTGGACGGCAAACGGGCGGAGACCTCGACCCGGCTGGCCGCCGGACAGGCGGTCCGCATCCCGCCGCTCGCCGCCTGGGCCGCCCCGGTGGCGTCGCCGGTCACGGCCAAGCCCAAGCCGGCGATCTCGGACAAGGAGGCCGAGGAGCTGCGGGCGCTGGTGCTCTACAAGGACGCCGACGTCATCGCGCTGAACAAGCCGGCGGGTCTTGCCGTGCAGGGCGGCACCGGGACCTCCAGGCATCTCGACGCCATGCTCGACGCACTGCGCTTCGATTCGCCGGAGCGTCCGAAGCTGGTCCACCGGCTGGACAAGGACACCTCGGGCGTCCTGCTGCTGGCGCGCAACAGCTTCGCCGCGACCAAGCTGACCGAGCAGTTCCGCGGCCGCGACGTGCGCAAGATCTACTGGGCCGCCACGGTCGGCGTGCCGAAGCCCTTCCAGGGCAAGGTCGACCTGCCGCTGTCCAAGGAGACCGGCGGCGGCGAGCGCGTCGTGATCGACGAGAAGGAGGGCAAGAAGGCCGTCACCTACTTCTCGGTGCTGGAGAATGTCGGCAAGCAGGCGGCCTTCGTTGCCATGTGGCCGCGCACCGGCCGCACCCATCAGCTTCGCGTGCATATGAACGCCATCGGCACGCCGATCCTGGGCGACGGCAAATATGCCGGGCAGAACGCCTCGGTCGCCGGGGCGGAGGTGCCGAAGAAGCTGCACCTGCACGCCCGGCGGCTGATCCTGCCGCATCCGCGCGGCGGGCGGACCATCGACGTGACGGCCCCGCTGCCCGACCACATGCAGGCGACCTGGAAGTATTTCGGCTTCAGCCCCAACCTGCGCGGCGACCCCTTCGAAGGGGTGGAGTGA
- the rpsM gene encoding 30S ribosomal protein S13 yields MARIAGVNIPAQKRVEIALTYIHGIGPFKAKEICKKLDIPAERRVNQLTDDEVLKIRETIDSDYQVEGDLRREVAMNIKRLMDLGCYRGLRHRKGLPVRGQRTHTNARTRKGPAKPIAGKKK; encoded by the coding sequence GTGGCGCGTATTGCTGGCGTCAACATCCCCGCGCAGAAGCGCGTGGAGATCGCGTTGACCTACATCCATGGGATCGGCCCGTTCAAGGCCAAGGAAATCTGCAAGAAGCTGGACATCCCGGCCGAGCGCCGCGTGAACCAGCTGACGGACGACGAAGTCCTGAAGATCCGCGAGACGATCGACAGCGACTATCAGGTCGAGGGTGACCTGCGTCGCGAAGTCGCGATGAACATCAAGCGTCTGATGGACCTGGGCTGCTACCGCGGCCTGCGTCACCGCAAGGGCCTGCCGGTCCGCGGCCAGCGCACCCACACCAATGCCCGCACCCGCAAGGGTCCGGCCAAGCCGATCGCCGGCAAGAAGAAGTAA
- a CDS encoding HAD-IA family hydrolase: MTAPLRLALFDCDGTLVDSQFSIIDAMTAAWAEHGLGEPDPLEVRRMVGLPLVEAVALLLPALDRGTHEAVAESYKQAFAASRARGEVDEPLFPGILDTLTALEDAGVLLGIATGKSRRGLDAVLKGHGLTGRFVTLQTSDACPGKPHPHMVQRALGETGVDGARTVVIGDTTYDILMARNARVASVGVSWGYHPVADLEAAGADRIVHRGRDVATAVLDLLEG; the protein is encoded by the coding sequence ATGACGGCCCCCTTGCGACTGGCCCTGTTCGACTGCGACGGGACCCTGGTGGACAGCCAGTTCTCCATCATCGACGCGATGACCGCCGCCTGGGCGGAGCACGGGCTGGGCGAGCCCGACCCGCTGGAGGTCCGCCGCATGGTCGGTCTGCCGCTGGTGGAGGCGGTGGCGCTGCTGCTGCCGGCGCTCGACCGCGGGACCCACGAGGCGGTGGCGGAGAGCTACAAGCAGGCCTTCGCCGCCAGCCGCGCCCGCGGCGAGGTGGACGAGCCGCTGTTCCCCGGCATCCTCGACACGCTGACGGCGCTGGAGGACGCCGGCGTGCTGCTGGGCATCGCCACCGGCAAGTCGCGCCGCGGCCTGGATGCCGTGCTGAAGGGGCACGGGCTGACCGGCCGCTTCGTCACGCTGCAGACCAGCGACGCCTGCCCGGGCAAGCCGCACCCGCACATGGTGCAGCGGGCGCTCGGGGAAACCGGGGTGGACGGCGCGCGGACGGTTGTGATCGGCGACACGACCTACGACATTCTGATGGCCCGCAACGCGCGGGTGGCGTCGGTGGGCGTGTCCTGGGGCTACCATCCGGTGGCGGACCTGGAGGCGGCCGGCGCCGACCGCATCGTGCATCGCGGACGGGACGTCGCGACGGCGGTCCTGGACCTGCTGGAAGGCTGA